A single region of the Sphingobium sp. EP60837 genome encodes:
- the fabF gene encoding beta-ketoacyl-ACP synthase II, with the protein MRRVVVTGLGMVSPLGGDVETTWKNILASKSGAATIARFDASEYKCRIACEVKPADHEYGYDPGLDVDHKIQRQVDPFIVYGISAASQALRDAGLDNMSEEERLRAGCSIGSGIGGLPGIESESLVLANKGPSRVSPHFVHGRLINLISGQVSIKYGLMGPNHAVVTACSTGAHSIGDAARMIAMDDADVMLAGGAESAICPIGIAGFAQARALSTAFNDTPEKASRPYDVNRDGFVMGEGAGVVVLEEYEHAKKRGAHIYAEVIGYGLSGDAYHVTAPHPEGNGGYRSMEMALKKSGLSLADIDYVNAHGTSTPLGDELELGAVKRLFGDNISTMSMSSTKSAIGHLLGGAGAVESIFCILAIRDQIVPPTLNLDEPSESCAGVDLVPHVAKERKVRAVLNNSFGFGGTNASLIMKAI; encoded by the coding sequence ATGCGTCGCGTCGTCGTAACCGGCCTCGGCATGGTAAGCCCCCTGGGCGGAGATGTCGAAACCACGTGGAAGAATATCCTCGCGTCCAAGTCCGGCGCGGCCACGATCGCGCGCTTCGACGCCAGCGAGTATAAGTGCCGCATCGCCTGTGAAGTGAAGCCCGCGGATCATGAATATGGCTATGATCCGGGCCTGGACGTCGATCACAAGATTCAGCGGCAGGTCGATCCCTTCATCGTCTATGGCATTTCCGCCGCCAGTCAGGCGCTCCGCGACGCGGGCCTCGACAATATGAGCGAGGAAGAAAGGCTGCGCGCTGGCTGCTCCATCGGTTCGGGCATCGGCGGCCTGCCGGGCATCGAAAGCGAATCGCTGGTGCTAGCAAACAAGGGGCCGAGCCGCGTTTCCCCGCACTTCGTCCATGGTCGCCTCATCAACCTGATTTCGGGCCAAGTCTCGATCAAATATGGCCTGATGGGCCCCAACCATGCAGTCGTCACGGCCTGCTCGACTGGCGCCCACTCGATTGGCGATGCCGCCCGCATGATCGCGATGGACGATGCCGACGTCATGCTGGCGGGTGGCGCGGAAAGCGCGATCTGCCCGATCGGCATCGCCGGTTTCGCCCAGGCGCGCGCATTGTCGACCGCGTTCAACGACACGCCGGAAAAGGCTTCGCGGCCTTATGACGTCAACCGCGACGGCTTCGTCATGGGCGAGGGCGCAGGCGTGGTCGTGCTGGAAGAATATGAGCATGCCAAGAAGCGCGGTGCGCATATCTATGCCGAAGTTATCGGCTACGGCCTCTCGGGCGATGCCTATCACGTCACCGCTCCCCATCCGGAGGGCAATGGCGGCTACCGTTCGATGGAAATGGCGCTCAAGAAGTCGGGTCTGTCGCTCGCCGACATCGACTATGTGAACGCGCACGGCACCTCGACCCCGCTTGGCGACGAACTGGAACTGGGCGCGGTCAAGCGTTTGTTCGGCGACAATATCTCGACCATGTCGATGAGCAGCACCAAGTCCGCCATCGGTCACCTTCTGGGCGGCGCGGGCGCTGTGGAAAGCATCTTCTGCATCCTCGCCATCCGCGACCAGATCGTGCCGCCGACGCTCAACCTTGACGAGCCCAGCGAAAGCTGCGCGGGCGTGGACCTGGTCCCGCACGTCGCCAAGGAACGCAAGGTGCGCGCGGTGCTGAACAACAGCTTCGGCTTCGGCGGCACCAACGCCTCGCTCATCATGAAGGCGATCTGA
- the mltG gene encoding endolytic transglycosylase MltG produces the protein MRRFGLGILAIGLAVAAFVAFRFVYGWTEAGPAPRDISVIVPEGATVADAAVLLKQAGVVRSADAFLTRTKVFGRGRSIKAGEFLIPKGASNSAIFSILQGGKTLTRLVTIPEGMPSILVHERLMANDQLTGDVAVPPEGSVLPDSYAFDKGESRAVVLKRMQDAMTRALDKLWAERAPNTVAKSPKEAIILASIVEKETGVPGERPMVAGVYGNRLKSGMMLQADPTIIYPITKGKPLGRRIKKSEIAAVNGYNTYAMTGLPKGPIANPGRLSILAVLHPADTNALYFVADGKGGHIFADTLEQHNQNVRKWFEIRRARGEI, from the coding sequence GTGCGGCGGTTCGGGCTTGGCATCCTCGCGATCGGCCTGGCCGTCGCCGCCTTCGTGGCGTTTCGTTTCGTCTATGGCTGGACCGAAGCGGGTCCTGCGCCGCGGGATATCAGTGTCATCGTGCCGGAAGGCGCCACCGTGGCCGACGCTGCGGTTCTGCTGAAGCAGGCAGGCGTCGTGCGCTCCGCCGACGCCTTCCTCACGCGAACCAAGGTCTTCGGCCGAGGCAGGTCGATCAAGGCGGGCGAGTTCCTGATCCCCAAGGGCGCGAGCAACTCCGCCATCTTTTCCATCCTGCAGGGCGGCAAGACGCTGACCCGGCTCGTAACGATCCCCGAAGGCATGCCCTCCATCCTCGTCCACGAGCGGTTGATGGCAAATGACCAACTGACCGGCGATGTCGCGGTCCCGCCAGAGGGCAGCGTGCTTCCCGACAGCTACGCCTTCGACAAGGGCGAAAGCCGCGCCGTCGTGCTGAAGCGCATGCAGGACGCAATGACGCGCGCGCTCGATAAATTATGGGCCGAACGCGCGCCTAACACGGTCGCCAAGTCGCCCAAGGAAGCCATCATCCTCGCCAGCATCGTCGAAAAGGAAACAGGCGTGCCGGGCGAACGGCCGATGGTCGCTGGCGTCTATGGCAACCGCCTGAAAAGCGGCATGATGCTTCAGGCGGATCCGACGATCATCTATCCCATCACCAAGGGCAAGCCCCTCGGCCGCCGCATCAAGAAGTCGGAGATCGCGGCCGTCAACGGCTATAACACCTATGCCATGACGGGCCTGCCCAAGGGGCCGATCGCCAACCCCGGCCGGCTGTCCATCCTCGCGGTACTGCATCCCGCTGACACCAACGCGCTCTATTTCGTCGCGGACGGGAAGGGCGGCCACATCTTCGCCGACACGCTGGAACAGCACAACCAGAATGTCCGCAAATGGTTCGAAATCCGCCGCGCGCGCGGGGAGATTTGA
- a CDS encoding sugar transporter has product MSASRSFAIFALGLLIWNLIGVAAFILQYTADLAALAKSDPYTARIFAGMPGWAWAAYAVAVGAGTLGATMLLMRKRVAVPLFALSVIGVVVQFGYSFLGTDLLAVKGAGAAAFPAVILVIAVGQLLYAQGLQAKGVLR; this is encoded by the coding sequence ATGTCCGCATCACGATCCTTCGCGATATTCGCGCTTGGTCTGCTGATCTGGAATTTGATCGGCGTGGCGGCCTTCATCCTTCAATATACGGCGGATCTGGCGGCACTGGCGAAAAGCGATCCCTATACGGCACGGATATTTGCAGGGATGCCGGGTTGGGCCTGGGCGGCATATGCCGTGGCGGTCGGCGCAGGGACGCTGGGCGCTACGATGCTGCTGATGCGGAAGCGAGTGGCGGTGCCTTTGTTCGCGCTGTCCGTGATCGGCGTTGTCGTGCAGTTCGGGTACAGCTTCTTGGGTACGGATTTGCTAGCGGTGAAAGGGGCTGGCGCCGCGGCGTTTCCGGCGGTGATTTTGGTGATCGCGGTGGGGCAGTTGCTTTATGCGCAAGGGCTGCAGGCGAAGGGGGTGTTGCGGTAG
- a CDS encoding peroxiredoxin, producing the protein MLGRSVPDVTLKTRVRDESVGGPNPFRWEDVQTGDLFKGKRVVVFSLPGAFTPTCSTEQCPAFERFYDDFKALGVDDVYCVSVNDAFVMYQWGKHLGVRNVKLLPDGSGDFTRRMGMLVKKDHLGFGDRSWRYAMVVDDGRVVAWFEEPGINDIGEDDDPYGETRPEPVLEWLKEHPAG; encoded by the coding sequence ATGCTGGGACGTTCCGTGCCTGATGTGACGCTGAAAACGCGCGTACGCGACGAAAGCGTCGGAGGACCCAATCCCTTCCGCTGGGAAGATGTTCAGACCGGCGATCTGTTCAAGGGAAAGCGGGTAGTCGTCTTCTCCCTGCCGGGCGCTTTCACCCCCACCTGCTCGACGGAGCAATGCCCTGCCTTCGAACGCTTCTATGATGATTTCAAGGCGCTGGGCGTTGACGATGTTTATTGCGTTTCCGTCAACGACGCCTTCGTCATGTACCAGTGGGGCAAGCATCTGGGCGTCAGGAATGTGAAGCTGCTTCCCGACGGATCGGGCGACTTCACCCGCCGCATGGGCATGCTGGTGAAGAAGGATCATCTGGGCTTTGGCGATCGCAGCTGGCGCTATGCGATGGTGGTGGATGACGGCAGGGTCGTCGCCTGGTTCGAGGAGCCCGGCATCAACGACATAGGCGAGGATGACGATCCCTATGGCGAAACCCGCCCAGAGCCTGTGCTGGAATGGTTGAAGGAGCATCCCGCTGGCTGA
- a CDS encoding 2'-5' RNA ligase family protein — protein sequence MGAEDFAWADSLRRAHFPPDRNLVPAHMTLFHHLPPSLLPELAARMKQICAAPPPLAIVNGVLLLGRGVAFDVRSDGLLAIWDDLADAFTGLLTPQDQARPRFHITVQNKVEPSTARALADLLKVDFRPRPLKIAGLAAWHYREGGSWDLAKKASFRSARILI from the coding sequence ATGGGTGCGGAGGATTTCGCCTGGGCGGACTCGCTTCGCCGCGCCCATTTTCCGCCCGATCGCAATCTGGTGCCCGCGCATATGACGCTGTTCCACCATCTGCCTCCATCGCTGCTGCCGGAACTAGCCGCGCGGATGAAGCAGATATGCGCCGCTCCGCCGCCTCTGGCGATCGTCAACGGCGTTCTGCTGCTAGGTCGCGGGGTGGCGTTCGATGTCCGCAGCGACGGTCTGCTGGCGATATGGGATGATTTGGCTGATGCTTTCACCGGCCTGCTGACGCCGCAGGATCAGGCGCGCCCGCGCTTCCACATCACCGTGCAGAACAAGGTGGAGCCTTCCACCGCCCGCGCGCTGGCCGATCTGCTGAAGGTGGACTTTCGCCCCCGTCCGCTGAAAATCGCAGGATTGGCCGCCTGGCATTATCGGGAAGGCGGCTCCTGGGACTTGGCGAAAAAGGCCAGCTTCCGCTCAGCGCGCATCCTCATATAG
- the gloA2 gene encoding SMU1112c/YaeR family gloxylase I-like metalloprotein, whose product MRCIHHIAIICSDYPRSRRFYAEILGLPVIREVWREERQSWKCDLDAGNAQIELFSFPSPPPRPSQPEACGLRHLAFCVEDLDREIARLGAAEIACEAVRSDSYTGQRFTFFADPDGLPLELYEDAR is encoded by the coding sequence ATGCGCTGCATCCACCATATCGCGATCATATGTTCCGACTACCCGCGGTCCCGGCGCTTTTACGCGGAGATATTGGGTTTGCCGGTCATCCGCGAAGTGTGGCGGGAAGAGCGGCAATCATGGAAATGTGATCTGGACGCGGGCAATGCCCAGATCGAGCTTTTCTCCTTTCCTTCGCCGCCGCCGCGTCCGTCGCAGCCCGAGGCTTGCGGCCTGCGGCACCTTGCCTTTTGCGTCGAGGATCTGGATCGGGAGATCGCCCGGCTGGGGGCAGCGGAGATCGCATGTGAAGCTGTCCGAAGCGATTCCTATACGGGGCAGCGTTTCACCTTCTTCGCCGATCCGGACGGACTGCCGCTCGAGCTATATGAGGATGCGCGCTGA
- the hemB gene encoding porphobilinogen synthase yields the protein MSYAPYPALRLRRTRAAAWSRAMHAEIRLHPSDLIWPLFVTEGQGVEEPIASLPGVSRWSVDGIAARAKEARDAGIPCLALFPNTQPERRSDDGAEALNPDNLMCRAIRAIKDAVPDIGVLTDVALDPYTAHGQDGLLDEAGYVVNDATIDVLIGQSLNQATAGADIIAPSDMMDGRVGAIREALEEEGHANVQIMAYAAKYASAFYGPFRDAVGSSGLLKGDKKSYQMDPANSEEALREVALDLAEGADSVMVKPGLPYLDIIARVKDRFEVPVFAYQVSGEYAMIEAAVAAGAGDRDALVLETLLAFKRAGCSGVLTYHALHAARLLGA from the coding sequence ATGAGCTATGCCCCCTATCCGGCGCTCCGCCTGCGCCGCACTCGCGCCGCCGCGTGGAGCCGCGCAATGCACGCCGAAATCCGCCTTCACCCCAGCGACCTTATCTGGCCGCTTTTCGTCACCGAAGGGCAGGGGGTAGAGGAGCCGATCGCCTCGCTTCCCGGCGTGTCGCGCTGGTCGGTGGACGGCATCGCGGCCCGTGCAAAGGAAGCCCGCGACGCAGGTATCCCGTGCCTCGCGCTTTTCCCCAACACGCAGCCTGAACGGCGCAGCGACGATGGAGCTGAAGCGCTCAACCCCGACAATCTCATGTGCCGCGCCATCCGCGCGATCAAGGATGCGGTGCCCGATATCGGCGTCCTGACCGACGTAGCGCTCGACCCCTATACCGCCCACGGCCAGGACGGCTTGCTTGATGAGGCAGGCTATGTCGTCAACGACGCCACGATCGACGTTCTCATCGGCCAGTCGCTCAACCAGGCGACGGCGGGCGCGGACATTATCGCGCCCAGCGACATGATGGACGGCCGCGTCGGCGCGATCCGCGAAGCGCTGGAGGAAGAAGGTCATGCCAATGTCCAGATCATGGCCTATGCCGCCAAATATGCGAGCGCCTTCTACGGTCCCTTCCGCGATGCGGTCGGTTCCAGCGGCCTGCTAAAGGGCGACAAGAAAAGCTACCAGATGGACCCCGCCAACAGCGAGGAAGCGCTGCGCGAGGTCGCGCTCGACCTGGCGGAGGGCGCGGACAGCGTCATGGTGAAGCCGGGCCTGCCCTATCTCGACATCATCGCGCGCGTGAAGGACCGGTTCGAAGTGCCCGTCTTCGCCTATCAGGTGTCGGGCGAATATGCGATGATCGAAGCTGCCGTCGCCGCCGGGGCAGGGGACCGTGATGCGCTGGTGCTGGAAACGCTTCTTGCGTTCAAGCGCGCCGGCTGCTCGGGCGTCCTGACCTATCACGCGCTCCACGCCGCGCGGCTGCTGGGAGCCTGA
- a CDS encoding gamma carbonic anhydrase family protein → MPDHPHAAHPDHPGATILTFAGKMPVIHPSAFIAPGCRIIGDVEIGPDASIWYNCVVRGDVNKIRIGARTNIQDGSVIHCDGPDAARPQGWPTIIGDDVLIGHMAMIHGCDLKDRAFVGLGAVVMNGCTVESDAMLAAGALLSPGKTIPHRQLWTGRPAKYVRDLTDETIIGMREGVDRYVHNAKAHKGALKAAG, encoded by the coding sequence ATGCCTGATCATCCGCACGCCGCCCATCCCGATCATCCCGGCGCCACCATCCTGACCTTCGCAGGCAAGATGCCGGTCATCCACCCCAGCGCCTTCATCGCGCCCGGCTGTCGCATCATCGGCGATGTGGAAATCGGGCCTGACGCCAGCATCTGGTATAATTGCGTGGTTCGCGGCGACGTGAACAAGATCCGCATTGGCGCACGCACCAATATTCAGGACGGCAGCGTCATCCATTGCGACGGCCCCGACGCCGCCCGGCCTCAGGGCTGGCCGACGATCATCGGCGACGATGTCCTCATCGGCCATATGGCGATGATCCACGGCTGCGATTTGAAAGACCGCGCCTTTGTCGGTCTCGGCGCGGTGGTGATGAACGGCTGCACCGTTGAAAGCGACGCCATGCTGGCGGCAGGCGCTTTGCTATCGCCCGGCAAGACCATCCCGCACCGCCAGCTCTGGACTGGCCGCCCCGCCAAATATGTGCGCGACCTGACCGACGAAACAATTATCGGCATGCGCGAGGGCGTCGATCGCTATGTGCACAATGCGAAGGCGCATAAAGGCGCACTGAAGGCCGCTGGTTAG
- the eda gene encoding bifunctional 4-hydroxy-2-oxoglutarate aldolase/2-dehydro-3-deoxy-phosphogluconate aldolase has protein sequence MSLSVEQVMELAPVIPVLVVDRVEDALPIAQALVKGGLPALEVTLRTPAALDVIREMAKVEGAVVGAGTVLNPSQLDAAMEAGARFIVSPGLTEPLGKAAVAAGVPFLPGTATAGDIMRGLDLGLTHFKFFPAETSGGLPALKALAAPLHAARFCPTGGITAESAPKWLAEPFVKCVGGSWVVPKGPVDAAKIEALAREAAALPR, from the coding sequence ATGTCGCTCAGCGTTGAACAGGTGATGGAACTGGCGCCGGTCATTCCGGTGCTGGTGGTCGATCGGGTGGAAGATGCGCTGCCGATCGCGCAGGCGCTGGTGAAGGGCGGCCTGCCCGCGCTGGAAGTCACGCTGCGTACGCCAGCCGCGCTGGATGTGATCCGGGAGATGGCAAAGGTCGAAGGCGCGGTGGTGGGTGCGGGCACGGTACTCAACCCTTCGCAACTGGATGCCGCGATGGAGGCGGGCGCGCGCTTCATCGTGAGCCCGGGACTTACCGAGCCGCTGGGCAAAGCGGCGGTGGCGGCGGGCGTGCCGTTCCTGCCCGGGACCGCGACGGCGGGCGACATCATGCGCGGGCTGGATTTGGGACTAACGCATTTCAAATTCTTCCCGGCGGAAACGTCGGGCGGGCTTCCTGCGCTGAAGGCGCTGGCAGCGCCGTTGCATGCCGCCCGCTTCTGCCCAACGGGCGGGATCACGGCGGAGAGCGCGCCCAAATGGCTGGCCGAGCCCTTCGTGAAATGCGTTGGCGGAAGCTGGGTGGTGCCCAAAGGCCCGGTGGACGCCGCAAAGATCGAGGCGCTGGCGCGGGAGGCGGCGGCGCTGCCGCGCTGA
- the glk gene encoding glucokinase — protein MTDIIAADIGGTNARFARAKLDARNVPTLGKARKYKVADFPNLQACWAAFAHDEGGDLPKAASIAFATAIGRDVIKLTNSSWMIRPDTLDEELGLKQMRLVNDFEAVAHAVARLPKDNLPLLFGEDRPFPRDGGVTVVGPGTGLGVAMIAFDDDEPHVIATEGGHLDFAPLDPLEEKILAYLRDKFLRVSTERVVSGPGLNNIYKAMATIGHDRVVLMEDAELWQAAIDGTDEFARAAFDRLCLCYGSVAGDLALAHGPHGVVLAGGLTQRMRDLLPQSGFHRRFTAKGRFESLMAAVPIRLALHEEIGLYGAAAAFREKK, from the coding sequence ATGACCGACATCATCGCTGCCGACATTGGCGGCACCAACGCCCGCTTCGCACGAGCCAAGCTGGACGCGCGAAATGTGCCGACGCTGGGCAAGGCGCGCAAATATAAGGTGGCGGACTTTCCGAACCTGCAAGCCTGTTGGGCGGCGTTCGCGCATGATGAGGGCGGCGATTTGCCCAAGGCGGCGTCGATCGCCTTCGCGACGGCGATCGGGCGGGACGTCATCAAGCTGACCAACAGCAGCTGGATGATCCGGCCCGATACGCTGGACGAGGAACTGGGCCTGAAGCAGATGCGGCTGGTCAATGATTTCGAGGCTGTGGCGCATGCTGTCGCCCGTCTGCCCAAGGACAATCTGCCGCTGCTGTTCGGGGAGGACCGTCCCTTTCCGCGCGATGGCGGGGTCACGGTGGTGGGTCCGGGCACCGGCCTTGGCGTCGCGATGATCGCTTTCGATGATGACGAACCGCATGTGATCGCGACCGAGGGCGGGCATTTGGATTTCGCCCCGCTCGATCCGCTGGAGGAGAAGATCCTCGCCTATCTGCGCGACAAGTTTCTGCGGGTATCGACGGAACGGGTCGTGTCCGGACCGGGGCTCAACAATATCTACAAGGCGATGGCGACGATCGGCCACGATCGCGTCGTGCTGATGGAAGATGCCGAATTGTGGCAGGCGGCGATCGACGGGACGGACGAATTTGCCCGCGCGGCGTTCGACCGTCTGTGCCTGTGCTATGGGTCTGTAGCGGGCGATCTAGCGCTGGCGCATGGCCCGCATGGCGTGGTGCTGGCGGGCGGGCTGACCCAGCGGATGCGCGACCTGCTGCCGCAAAGTGGGTTCCACCGGCGCTTCACCGCCAAGGGACGCTTTGAAAGTCTGATGGCGGCGGTGCCGATCCGGCTCGCCTTGCATGAAGAGATTGGGCTGTACGGTGCGGCCGCGGCCTTTCGGGAGAAGAAATAA